Proteins encoded in a region of the Halothiobacillus diazotrophicus genome:
- the doeA gene encoding ectoine hydrolase — MRQRDDMTFPMDEYARRLGELRTRMQERLLDAVIITDPENLMYLTDYQTTGYSFFQALVVPVNDEPFMITRNMEESNVHARTWVELTRPYPDGGDAIQMLVSSLKEFGLSHKTLGYERNSYFFSAYQQDSLRTSLTDARLLDCFGIVECGRRTKSPVEIDIMRKAAIATEAGMKAGLAACRAGVTENEIAAEISAAMFKAGGEAPAVMPYVTSGPRTMIGHATWEGRVVKPGEHVFMEVGGCYRRYHTAMMRTCVLGEPTEYMLQAQERMKTALAQVKALIRPGVTVSDADNLVRSIMTVDDKHGKLITRSGYSIGIAFPPSWDEGYILSLMHGDKTVLREGMTFHIIPWAWGVDGDKTCGISDTIYITKDSCESFFTLDQDFVIKPEEGKRKIDDTVIDLATAKSEGKKHKSKTDKGDKKVEAV; from the coding sequence ATGAGACAACGTGACGACATGACCTTTCCCATGGACGAGTACGCCCGCCGCCTCGGCGAACTGCGGACCCGGATGCAGGAACGGCTGCTGGATGCGGTGATCATCACCGACCCCGAAAATCTGATGTATCTGACGGACTACCAGACCACGGGCTACTCGTTCTTCCAGGCGCTGGTGGTGCCCGTCAACGACGAACCGTTCATGATCACCCGGAACATGGAGGAGTCCAACGTCCATGCCCGCACCTGGGTCGAGCTGACCCGCCCCTATCCCGACGGCGGCGATGCGATCCAGATGCTCGTGTCCAGCCTCAAGGAGTTCGGCCTGTCCCACAAGACCCTCGGCTACGAGCGCAACAGCTACTTCTTCTCCGCCTACCAGCAGGACTCACTGCGCACCAGTCTGACCGATGCACGCCTGCTGGATTGCTTCGGTATCGTCGAATGCGGACGGCGCACCAAGTCCCCGGTGGAGATTGACATCATGCGCAAGGCGGCGATTGCCACCGAGGCAGGCATGAAGGCCGGGCTGGCCGCGTGCCGTGCCGGTGTCACAGAAAACGAGATCGCGGCGGAAATCTCCGCGGCCATGTTCAAGGCCGGCGGTGAGGCGCCGGCGGTGATGCCCTACGTGACTTCCGGTCCGCGGACCATGATCGGCCACGCCACCTGGGAAGGCCGGGTGGTGAAGCCGGGCGAGCACGTCTTCATGGAGGTGGGCGGCTGCTACCGCCGCTATCACACTGCCATGATGCGCACCTGCGTGCTCGGTGAACCCACCGAGTACATGCTGCAGGCCCAGGAACGCATGAAGACCGCGCTGGCCCAGGTGAAGGCGCTGATCCGTCCGGGTGTGACCGTCTCCGATGCGGACAACCTGGTGCGCAGCATCATGACCGTGGACGACAAGCACGGGAAGCTGATCACCCGGTCCGGCTACTCCATCGGCATCGCCTTTCCGCCCAGCTGGGACGAAGGCTACATCCTCAGTCTGATGCACGGCGACAAGACGGTACTGCGCGAGGGCATGACCTTCCACATCATCCCCTGGGCCTGGGGTGTGGACGGCGACAAGACCTGCGGTATCTCCGACACGATCTATATCACCAAGGACAGCTGCGAGTCGTTCTTCACCCTGGATCAGGACTTCGTGATCAAACCCGAGGAAGGGAAGCGCAAGATCGACGACACGGTCATCGATCTCGCCACCGCCAAGTCGGAAGGCAAGAAGCACAAGTCGAAAACCGACAAGGGAGACAAAAAGGTGGAGGCCGTATGA